A single Drechmeria coniospora strain ARSEF 6962 chromosome 03, whole genome shotgun sequence DNA region contains:
- a CDS encoding vacuolar H+-ATPase assembly protein produces MTPSIVDGLAALQSSEEHPTEKQLADCTGEAQTKMPLLKDAAVGNPISHGQIIDLWQKLQSSHSPCSLEKLLQGSRVYIPPPAPKPAPSAEYKNLMARLHREEAAREYERMVNPPPRLQTFNELFPHGAQSYAEANRPMKEDIGDDDVTYSEVHRQVMLIINFLVSIVGVAATLWVTARWWSTPARLLLTLGGSILVAVAEVFVYQAYLWRMGQSKTKQKTTKEIKEVVQTWVVAKEEDPILLQDHDEVDGTTRKRIRKPKAET; encoded by the exons ATGACGccgtccatcgtcgacggcttaGCTGCATTGCAGTCGTCGGAAGAGCACCCGACGGAGAAGCAGCTGGCCGACTGCACTGGCGAAGCACAGACGAAAATGCCTTTGCTAaaggatgccgccgtcggcaatCCAATCTCCCACGGGCAGATTATAGATCTTTGGCAGAAACTCCAGTCATCACACAGCCCGTGCAGTCTGGAAAAGTTGCTTCAAGGATCGCGGGTCTACATCCCACCACCAGCACCCAAACCTGCACCG TCTGCGGAATACAAAAACCTCATGGCCCGCCTGCACCGAGAAGAAGCGGCTCGAGAGTACGAACGCATGGTCAACCCCCCGCCGCGCCTGCAGACGTTCAACGAACTCTTTCCCCACGGCGCGCAGTCTTACGCCGAGGCGAACCGGCCGATGAAGGAAGAcattggcgacgacgacgtcacaTACAGCGAAGTGCACCGCCAGGTGATGCTCATTATTAATTTCctcgtcagcatcgtcggcgtcgccgccacgcTGTGGGTGACGGCCCGTTGGTGGAGCACGCCGGCGCGTCTGCTCCTGACGCTGGGCGGTAGCATCCtggtggccgtcgccgaggtgtTTGTGTACCAAGCCTACTTGTGGAGGATGGGGCAGTCCAAGACGAAACAAAAGACGACCAAGGAGATCAAAGAGGTGGTCCAGACGTGGGTCGTTGCCAAGGAGGAAGACCCGATACTGCTGCAGGATCACGACGAGGTGGatgggacgacgaggaaaagGATACGGAAGCCCAAGGCAGAAACATAG